From the Candidatus Delongbacteria bacterium genome, one window contains:
- the dnaE gene encoding DNA polymerase III subunit alpha, whose translation MLEAHSHFSFGQGCASVEELARTAAARGWPALSLCDRRGLYGMVELQRASTRLAEEGIPLRPVLGAGFPRLGGALVLAEGAAGLAELCRLTTLDQLGPGWETRPPLGWAGRDIPLALPTPADELGPADEGSVDEDPASAEAPPPVGEDEWRGALLAACRELRHCQLVLPEPALALLVPEAGDSFRPEGDRLSVALDPAADRGAANRLWRRARELELPVLAHGVCDYLDEADAPLQQRVRALHENTSRERILASGRWNPRGALPTWGEFQRPFARLPAALRRLEALWERCSPGVETGRLHLPRLDEPGDDLERLRAHCLEALPRRYPAPGPWRRRGPDGRPGSVGQTDPARARERLERELEVIGRLGFAGYFLVVREIVRFVQEQGLPMIGRGSAANSLVSYCLGFTEVDPIRHRLSFERFLNPWRSTPPDIDLDFSWADRDQVLRFVLERFGARHAALLCTTVTLGPRGALRELAKVEGLGGRELEELTRHFPRSPGDWEREVLEHPERHGLKPEQEPLRGLLPWVRRLVGLPRHLGIHVGGVLITPEPITTWLPLQRAGRGVTVTQLDMHPVEELGLLKIDLLAQRGLGVYSDLTREGAAAGLPPPPRTPYELELDPPTAALVRDGRSMGCFYIESPGMQSLLRKLRCGCFEDLVAASSIIRPGVSESGMMQAFVERHRAVAALPPGAPWPVEYPHPLLQDLLEDTYGVMVYQEDVMHVVSGLAGMSLAEGDLLRRAMSGKGLDKLALVSFEERFLGGCAGRGVPEAVAREIWRQVASFAGYAFCKAHSASFAVLSYRLAWYKAHRPAEFMAAVLTNQGGFFSSAAYVQEARRLGLSVDGPCVVHGADRYSGGSGRLRVGLQQVKGLERATRRRILRERGRAPFRGFADFRRRSGAGRGELESLIHSGALDALAGSGDPRERRPALLWHLQLAPDIRRDEPGLFATEDRVPAGQGRWSWIETWSREREALGFGLCRHPLELFDFGALPERCVRAAELGAHVGERVGLLGWVFARKVIRTRTDQARMAFLSLEDASGTFEAVLFPAVWERHALLCRDPGPFHLEGRVELEADEPMLQVESLRAAGRLSEQAARDAVQG comes from the coding sequence GTGCTCGAGGCGCACAGCCACTTCAGCTTCGGCCAGGGCTGCGCGTCCGTGGAGGAACTGGCCCGGACGGCGGCGGCCCGGGGCTGGCCGGCGCTCAGCCTCTGTGACCGGCGCGGACTCTACGGGATGGTGGAACTCCAGCGCGCCAGCACGCGGCTGGCCGAGGAGGGCATCCCCCTGCGCCCCGTACTCGGGGCCGGCTTCCCGCGGCTGGGGGGCGCCCTGGTGCTGGCCGAGGGCGCCGCGGGCCTGGCCGAGCTCTGCCGCCTGACCACGCTGGATCAGCTGGGGCCGGGCTGGGAGACGCGGCCGCCCCTGGGCTGGGCTGGGCGGGACATCCCGCTGGCGCTTCCCACCCCCGCGGACGAGCTCGGTCCCGCGGACGAGGGCAGCGTGGACGAAGACCCGGCGAGCGCCGAGGCCCCCCCGCCCGTCGGGGAGGACGAGTGGCGCGGGGCGCTGCTGGCGGCCTGCCGCGAACTGCGGCACTGCCAGCTGGTGCTGCCGGAACCGGCGCTTGCTCTGCTCGTGCCGGAGGCCGGAGACTCCTTCCGCCCGGAGGGCGACCGGCTCAGCGTGGCCCTGGACCCCGCCGCCGACCGCGGGGCGGCCAACCGGCTCTGGCGCCGGGCCCGGGAACTGGAGCTGCCCGTGCTGGCCCACGGCGTCTGCGACTACCTGGACGAGGCCGACGCCCCCCTGCAGCAGCGCGTCCGCGCCCTGCACGAGAACACCAGCCGGGAGCGCATCCTGGCCAGCGGGCGCTGGAACCCCCGGGGCGCGCTGCCCACCTGGGGCGAATTCCAGCGGCCCTTCGCCCGCCTGCCCGCGGCCCTGCGGCGGCTGGAGGCGCTCTGGGAGCGCTGCTCGCCGGGCGTGGAGACCGGCCGCCTGCACCTGCCGCGCCTGGACGAACCCGGCGACGACCTGGAGCGGCTGCGCGCCCACTGCCTGGAGGCCCTGCCGCGCCGCTACCCGGCCCCCGGACCCTGGCGCCGCCGCGGACCGGACGGCCGGCCGGGCAGCGTGGGCCAGACGGATCCGGCCCGCGCCCGGGAGCGCCTGGAGCGCGAGCTGGAGGTGATCGGCCGGCTGGGTTTCGCCGGCTACTTCCTGGTGGTGCGCGAGATCGTCCGCTTCGTGCAGGAGCAGGGGCTGCCGATGATCGGGCGCGGCAGCGCGGCCAACTCGCTGGTCTCCTACTGCCTGGGCTTCACCGAGGTGGATCCCATCCGCCACCGGCTCTCCTTCGAGCGCTTCCTCAATCCCTGGCGCTCCACGCCGCCGGACATCGACCTGGACTTTTCCTGGGCCGACCGCGACCAGGTGCTGCGCTTCGTGCTGGAGCGCTTCGGAGCCCGGCACGCGGCGCTGCTCTGCACCACCGTGACCCTGGGTCCGCGGGGCGCGCTGCGCGAACTGGCCAAGGTGGAAGGGCTGGGCGGCCGGGAGCTGGAGGAGCTGACCCGGCACTTTCCGCGCTCCCCGGGCGACTGGGAGCGCGAGGTGCTGGAGCATCCCGAGCGCCACGGCCTGAAGCCCGAGCAGGAACCTCTGCGCGGCCTGCTGCCCTGGGTGCGGCGGCTGGTGGGCCTGCCTCGCCACCTGGGCATCCACGTGGGCGGCGTGCTGATCACGCCCGAACCCATCACCACCTGGCTGCCCCTGCAGCGCGCCGGGCGCGGCGTGACCGTCACCCAGCTGGACATGCACCCCGTGGAGGAGCTGGGCCTGCTCAAGATCGACCTGCTGGCCCAGCGCGGGCTGGGCGTCTACAGCGACCTGACGCGGGAGGGCGCGGCCGCCGGCCTGCCGCCGCCGCCGCGCACGCCCTACGAACTGGAGCTGGATCCGCCCACCGCCGCCCTGGTGCGCGACGGGCGCAGCATGGGCTGCTTCTACATCGAGTCGCCGGGCATGCAGTCGCTGCTGCGCAAGCTGCGCTGCGGCTGCTTCGAGGATCTGGTGGCCGCCAGTTCGATCATCCGCCCGGGCGTCTCCGAGTCCGGGATGATGCAGGCCTTCGTGGAGCGGCACCGCGCGGTGGCCGCGCTGCCCCCCGGCGCCCCCTGGCCCGTGGAGTACCCGCACCCGCTGCTCCAGGACCTGTTGGAGGACACCTACGGCGTGATGGTCTACCAGGAGGACGTGATGCACGTGGTGAGCGGCCTGGCCGGCATGAGCCTGGCCGAGGGCGACCTGCTGCGGCGCGCCATGAGCGGCAAGGGGCTGGACAAGCTGGCCCTGGTCAGTTTCGAAGAACGCTTCCTGGGCGGCTGCGCCGGACGCGGGGTGCCCGAGGCCGTGGCCCGCGAGATCTGGCGCCAGGTGGCCTCCTTCGCGGGTTACGCCTTCTGCAAGGCCCACAGCGCCAGTTTCGCCGTCCTCAGCTACCGGCTGGCCTGGTACAAGGCCCACCGGCCGGCGGAATTCATGGCCGCCGTGCTCACCAACCAGGGCGGCTTCTTCTCCAGCGCGGCCTACGTGCAGGAGGCCCGGCGGCTGGGCCTGAGCGTGGACGGACCCTGCGTGGTCCACGGCGCCGACCGCTACAGTGGCGGGTCCGGCCGCCTGCGGGTGGGCCTGCAGCAGGTGAAGGGGCTGGAACGCGCGACCCGGCGGCGCATCCTGCGGGAGCGCGGGCGCGCGCCCTTCCGCGGCTTCGCGGATTTCCGCCGGCGCAGCGGGGCGGGCCGCGGCGAGCTGGAATCCCTGATCCACAGCGGGGCGCTGGACGCCCTGGCGGGCTCGGGCGATCCCCGCGAGCGGCGCCCGGCCCTGCTCTGGCACCTGCAGCTGGCCCCTGACATCCGGCGCGACGAGCCCGGCCTGTTCGCCACAGAGGACCGCGTGCCTGCCGGCCAGGGCCGCTGGAGCTGGATCGAGACCTGGTCGCGGGAGCGCGAGGCGCTGGGCTTCGGGCTCTGCCGCCATCCGCTGGAGCTGTTCGATTTCGGCGCGCTGCCTGAGCGCTGTGTGCGGGCGGCGGAACTCGGTGCCCACGTGGGGGAGCGGGTGGGCCTGCTGGGCTGGGTGTTCGCGCGCAAAGTGATCCGCACGCGCACCGACCAGGCCCGGATGGCTTTCCTCTCGCTGGAGGACGCCAGCGGCACCTTCGAGGCCGTGCTCTTCCCCGCCGTCTGGGAGCGCCACGCGCTGCTCTGCCGCGATCCGGGTCCCTTCCACCTGGAGGGCCGGGTGGAACTCGAGGCCGACGAGCCCATGCTGCAGGTGGAGAGCCTGCGGGCGGCCGGCCGGCTCTCGGAGCAAGCGGCCCGGGACGCGGTCCAGGGTTAA
- the nrfH gene encoding cytochrome c nitrite reductase small subunit, translating to MSEERAPRGGGGIRARWVALALLGGLALGVGAFTFHYAEGLSYFSTDPAACMNCHIMRPQYDSWLKGSHHQAAGCVDCHLPVAFVPKYLAKASNGWHHSKGFTLENFHEPILIKPGNSAILQENCLRCHGELVHPLLAGARTDRDAVSCVHCHAAVGHGESAGLGGPERGEQAERTQHE from the coding sequence ATGAGCGAGGAAAGAGCCCCGCGCGGCGGAGGCGGAATCCGGGCCCGCTGGGTGGCCCTGGCCCTGCTGGGCGGCCTGGCCCTGGGAGTGGGGGCCTTCACCTTCCACTACGCCGAGGGCCTGTCCTACTTCAGCACGGATCCGGCGGCCTGCATGAACTGCCACATCATGCGGCCCCAGTACGACTCGTGGCTGAAGGGCAGCCACCATCAGGCGGCGGGCTGCGTGGACTGCCACCTGCCCGTGGCCTTCGTGCCCAAGTACCTGGCCAAGGCCTCCAACGGCTGGCACCACTCCAAGGGCTTCACCCTGGAGAACTTCCACGAACCCATCCTCATCAAACCCGGCAACAGCGCCATCCTGCAGGAGAACTGCCTGCGCTGCCACGGCGAGCTGGTCCACCCGCTGCTGGCCGGCGCGCGCACGGACCGGGACGCGGTGAGCTGCGTGCACTGTCACGCGGCGGTGGGACACGGCGAGAGCGCGGGCCTGGGCGGCCCGGAGCGCGGAGAACAAGCGGAAAGGACGCAGCATGAGTGA
- a CDS encoding ammonia-forming cytochrome c nitrite reductase subunit c552 has product MSDANSFTRRPVFWGLLLGTALAAAGATALLVTIVERKGEAAAPLTRVVEVTEDTTDPAVWGKNWPRQYDAYQRTAVTTRTRFGGHGGSEALPDEKIERDPWLKRMFLGYAFSIDYRDRRGHAYMLADQEATQRLSKPQSGSCIHCHASVMPLYRELGGGDAMKGFAESYKLSYQEMSQKLHDGGHAHPVSCVDCHDPATMALRVTRPGFILGIQALAASDSPVPMLPSVERWRQGPKSAPYDPNTDGTRQEMRSFVCGQCHVEYYCSTKMPLEFPWSKGLKVEDLETHWNGTTFPDGARFFDYNHKESGAQILKAQHPEFELWSQGVHARSGVSCADCHMPYMREGATKVSDHWVRSPLLNINRACQTCHHFPEEELKARVDLIQDRNQKLLQQSGAALMDLLDAVQAAKAAGVDSLALNPARELQRAAQWRLDYIAAENSMGFHAPQEAARILGESIDLARQGQIAALKATKK; this is encoded by the coding sequence ATGAGTGACGCGAATTCCTTCACCCGGCGCCCGGTCTTCTGGGGCCTGCTCCTGGGGACGGCGCTCGCCGCGGCGGGCGCCACGGCCCTGCTGGTGACCATCGTCGAGCGCAAGGGCGAGGCGGCCGCGCCGCTCACCCGCGTGGTGGAGGTCACGGAGGACACCACGGATCCGGCGGTCTGGGGCAAGAACTGGCCGCGCCAGTACGACGCCTACCAACGCACGGCCGTCACCACCCGCACGCGCTTCGGCGGCCACGGCGGCAGCGAGGCCCTGCCCGACGAGAAGATCGAGCGCGACCCCTGGCTCAAGCGCATGTTCCTGGGCTACGCGTTCTCCATCGACTACCGCGACCGGCGCGGCCACGCCTACATGCTGGCGGATCAGGAGGCCACCCAGCGCCTGAGCAAGCCCCAGTCGGGCTCCTGCATCCACTGCCACGCCTCGGTGATGCCCCTCTACCGCGAACTGGGCGGCGGCGACGCGATGAAGGGCTTCGCGGAATCCTACAAACTCAGCTACCAGGAGATGAGCCAGAAGCTCCACGACGGCGGCCACGCCCATCCGGTGAGCTGCGTGGACTGCCACGACCCGGCGACGATGGCGCTGCGTGTGACACGGCCGGGCTTCATCCTGGGCATCCAGGCCCTGGCGGCCTCGGACTCTCCCGTGCCCATGCTGCCCTCGGTGGAGCGCTGGCGCCAGGGACCCAAGAGCGCGCCCTACGATCCCAACACCGACGGCACGCGCCAGGAGATGCGCTCCTTCGTCTGCGGGCAGTGTCACGTGGAGTACTACTGCTCGACGAAGATGCCGCTGGAGTTCCCCTGGTCCAAGGGACTGAAAGTCGAGGACCTCGAGACGCACTGGAACGGCACCACCTTCCCCGACGGCGCTCGCTTCTTCGACTACAACCACAAGGAGTCCGGCGCGCAGATCCTCAAGGCCCAGCACCCGGAGTTCGAGCTCTGGAGCCAGGGCGTCCACGCGCGCAGCGGCGTCTCCTGCGCCGACTGCCACATGCCCTACATGCGCGAGGGCGCCACCAAGGTCAGCGACCACTGGGTGCGCAGCCCGCTCCTGAACATCAACCGCGCCTGCCAGACCTGCCACCACTTCCCGGAGGAGGAGCTGAAGGCGCGCGTCGACCTGATCCAGGACCGCAACCAGAAGCTGCTCCAGCAGAGCGGCGCGGCGTTGATGGACCTGCTGGACGCCGTCCAGGCCGCCAAGGCCGCGGGCGTGGACAGCCTGGCCCTGAATCCGGCCCGCGAGCTGCAGCGGGCGGCCCAGTGGCGGCTGGACTACATCGCGGCGGAAAACTCCATGGGCTTCCACGCCCCGCAGGAAGCGGCGCGCATCCTGGGCGAATCCATCGACCTGGCGCGCCAGGGACAGATCGCGGCGCTGAAGGCGACGAAGAAGTAG
- a CDS encoding SOS response-associated peptidase, giving the protein MCGRYAFSRVDKHLLERLALEQDELPEGLEPRWNLAPGQSAAALRLLAGKRRLERLHWGVKHPARPIGLLINARAETAARLPAFRLAFAAASEEAGRCLVPCEGWYEWQREGRIRRPWFIRPAAGEVALMAGLWWEARQGSGRAFTILTCVASAPISHIHERMPVVMAEADWASWLGGLGGESEWRDRLLPWPAEHLECWEVGPEVNGIASDHPGLIEPATAVQGSLFP; this is encoded by the coding sequence ATGTGCGGACGCTACGCCTTCAGTCGAGTGGACAAGCACCTGCTCGAGCGCCTGGCTCTCGAGCAGGACGAGTTGCCTGAGGGGCTGGAGCCGCGCTGGAACCTGGCGCCCGGCCAGTCCGCGGCCGCCCTGCGCCTGCTCGCGGGGAAGCGCCGGTTGGAACGCCTGCACTGGGGCGTCAAGCACCCGGCGCGCCCCATCGGCCTGCTGATCAACGCCCGCGCCGAGACCGCCGCCCGCTTGCCCGCCTTCCGCCTCGCCTTCGCGGCCGCTTCTGAGGAGGCTGGTCGCTGTCTGGTGCCCTGCGAAGGCTGGTACGAGTGGCAGCGCGAGGGGCGCATTCGACGCCCCTGGTTCATCCGGCCCGCCGCCGGCGAGGTCGCGCTCATGGCCGGGCTCTGGTGGGAGGCGCGCCAGGGTTCGGGACGCGCCTTCACGATCCTCACCTGCGTGGCAAGCGCGCCGATCTCCCACATCCACGAGCGGATGCCGGTGGTGATGGCGGAAGCGGACTGGGCGAGCTGGCTGGGCGGACTGGGCGGCGAGTCCGAGTGGCGCGACCGGCTGCTGCCCTGGCCGGCGGAGCACCTGGAGTGCTGGGAAGTGGGCCCCGAGGTCAACGGTATCGCCAGCGACCATCCCGGGCTGATCGAGCCGGCGACGGCCGTCCAGGGCTCCCTGTTTCCCTGA
- a CDS encoding co-chaperone GroES: MKLKPMDDRVIVTRLDESIEKSAGGIIIPDTAKEKPQMGKVIAVGNDAPEGRKPIQELVKEGDKVVFAKYGATEVKVDGETYLILSRSDILAVVE; this comes from the coding sequence ATGAAGCTGAAGCCCATGGACGACCGGGTCATCGTCACCCGCCTGGACGAGTCCATCGAGAAGAGCGCCGGCGGGATCATCATCCCGGACACGGCCAAAGAGAAGCCCCAGATGGGCAAGGTGATCGCCGTGGGCAACGACGCCCCCGAGGGTCGCAAGCCCATTCAGGAGCTGGTGAAGGAAGGCGACAAGGTGGTGTTCGCCAAGTACGGCGCCACCGAGGTGAAGGTGGACGGTGAGACCTACCTGATCCTCAGCCGCAGTGACATCCTGGCCGTGGTCGAGTAG
- the groL gene encoding chaperonin GroEL (60 kDa chaperone family; promotes refolding of misfolded polypeptides especially under stressful conditions; forms two stacked rings of heptamers to form a barrel-shaped 14mer; ends can be capped by GroES; misfolded proteins enter the barrel where they are refolded when GroES binds), translating into MMAKAITYNTTARTALKAGVDKLADAVKATLGPKGRNVVIDRKFGAPLVTKDGVTVAKEIELKDPIENMGAQMVREVSSKTSDQAGDGTTTATVLAQAILREGLKNVTAGANPTELKRGIDAAVEVVCANLKAMSVPVQGKEDIAQVGAISANNDKKIGDLIADAMDKVGKDGVITVEESKGNETYVDTVEGMQFDRGYLSPYFVTNPESMEVELEDPFILIYDKKVSTMRDLLPVLEKVVQSGRPLLIISEDVEGEALATLVVNKMRGVLKVAAVKAPGFGDRRKAMLEDIAILTGGTVISEETGFKLENAGVEHLGQAKRISIDKDNTTIVDGAGASATIKGRVDQIRKQIEDTTSDYDREKLQERLAKLAGGVAVLHIGAATEVEMKEKKARVEDALHATRAAVEEGIVPGGGVALLRSMSKVDELKLDGDQKVGARIVRRALEEPIRQIVANAGLEGAIIVQEVLSKSDVNYGFNCASETYGDLKAMGVIDPAKVTRTALENAASVAGLMLMTEITIHEIPEEKSGGMPGGGGMGGMGGMDGMM; encoded by the coding sequence ATCATGGCAAAGGCCATCACCTATAACACCACCGCCCGCACCGCCCTCAAGGCCGGTGTGGACAAGCTCGCCGACGCCGTCAAGGCCACCCTGGGCCCCAAGGGCCGCAACGTGGTCATCGACCGCAAGTTCGGCGCTCCGCTGGTCACCAAGGACGGTGTCACCGTCGCCAAGGAGATCGAGCTGAAGGACCCCATCGAGAACATGGGCGCCCAGATGGTGCGCGAGGTCTCCAGCAAGACCAGCGACCAGGCCGGCGACGGCACCACCACGGCCACGGTTCTGGCCCAGGCCATCCTGCGCGAAGGCCTGAAGAACGTCACCGCCGGCGCCAACCCGACGGAGCTCAAGCGCGGCATCGACGCCGCCGTCGAGGTCGTCTGCGCCAACCTGAAGGCCATGTCCGTGCCGGTCCAGGGCAAGGAAGACATCGCCCAGGTGGGCGCCATCTCCGCCAACAATGACAAGAAGATCGGCGACCTGATTGCCGACGCCATGGACAAGGTGGGCAAGGACGGCGTGATCACGGTGGAGGAGAGCAAGGGCAACGAGACCTACGTCGACACCGTGGAAGGCATGCAGTTCGACCGCGGCTACCTGAGCCCCTACTTCGTCACCAACCCCGAGTCCATGGAAGTGGAGCTCGAGGATCCCTTCATCCTGATCTACGACAAGAAGGTCAGCACCATGCGTGACCTGCTGCCCGTGCTGGAGAAGGTGGTCCAGAGCGGCCGTCCGCTGCTGATCATCTCCGAGGACGTGGAGGGCGAGGCCCTGGCGACCCTGGTGGTGAACAAGATGCGCGGCGTGCTGAAGGTCGCCGCCGTCAAGGCGCCGGGCTTCGGTGACCGCCGCAAGGCCATGCTCGAGGACATCGCCATCCTGACGGGCGGCACGGTGATCAGCGAGGAGACGGGCTTCAAGCTGGAGAACGCCGGCGTGGAGCACCTGGGCCAGGCCAAGCGCATCAGCATCGACAAGGACAACACGACCATCGTCGACGGCGCCGGCGCCAGCGCGACCATCAAGGGCCGCGTGGACCAGATCCGCAAGCAGATCGAGGACACCACGTCCGACTACGATCGCGAGAAGCTCCAGGAGCGGCTGGCCAAGCTGGCCGGCGGCGTGGCCGTGCTGCACATCGGCGCCGCCACCGAGGTGGAGATGAAGGAGAAGAAGGCCCGCGTCGAGGACGCCCTGCACGCCACGCGCGCGGCGGTGGAAGAGGGCATCGTCCCCGGCGGCGGCGTGGCCCTGCTGCGCTCCATGTCCAAGGTGGACGAGCTCAAGCTGGACGGCGACCAGAAGGTGGGCGCCCGGATCGTGCGGCGCGCGCTGGAGGAGCCCATCCGCCAGATCGTGGCCAACGCCGGTCTGGAAGGCGCGATCATCGTGCAGGAAGTCCTGAGCAAGTCGGACGTCAACTACGGCTTCAACTGCGCCAGCGAGACCTACGGCGACCTGAAGGCCATGGGCGTGATCGATCCGGCCAAGGTGACCCGCACGGCGCTGGAGAACGCGGCCTCCGTGGCCGGCCTGATGCTGATGACCGAGATCACGATCCACGAGATCCCGGAAGAGAAGTCGGGCGGGATGCCCGGCGGCGGCGGCATGGGCGGCATGGGCGGCATGGACGGCATGATGTAG
- a CDS encoding DUF2231 domain-containing protein, which translates to MDGLLHPMIVHVPLGLAILLPLLLLLLAILDGKGKLTPSAWLAVVLVQVLLTAGSLAALRSGGDEEERVERAVPEAALHAHEEAAEVFLWSTVAGLVLSLTLLLPLGATLRRVLPFLLLGVSVVSLALALRTGKAGGELVYQHQAAAARAGLALPAADGAPAAGTGAGEHADGDED; encoded by the coding sequence ATGGACGGACTTCTGCATCCAATGATCGTGCACGTGCCGCTGGGTCTGGCGATCCTCCTGCCCCTGCTGTTGCTGCTGCTGGCGATCCTGGACGGCAAGGGCAAACTGACTCCCTCCGCCTGGCTGGCCGTGGTGCTGGTCCAGGTCCTGCTGACGGCCGGCAGCCTGGCCGCCCTGCGCAGCGGCGGGGACGAGGAGGAGCGCGTGGAGCGCGCCGTGCCCGAGGCCGCCCTGCACGCCCACGAGGAGGCGGCCGAGGTGTTCCTTTGGAGCACCGTGGCGGGCCTGGTCCTGAGCCTCACATTGCTCTTGCCGTTGGGCGCCACTCTGCGCCGGGTCCTGCCCTTCCTGCTGCTGGGGGTGTCTGTGGTCAGCCTGGCCCTGGCCCTGCGGACGGGCAAGGCGGGCGGCGAACTGGTGTATCAGCATCAAGCTGCCGCCGCCCGGGCGGGCCTGGCCCTGCCCGCCGCGGACGGGGCGCCGGCCGCCGGAACCGGCGCCGGGGAGCATGCGGATGGGGACGAAGACTAA
- a CDS encoding TlpA disulfide reductase family protein has translation MTVRRHAPWPGRLRGLLILLFVLWTAPALRAAPVLGQPAPEIQLPGLTGELSLAALRGQVVLVDFWASWCAPCAQSFPWLNELQQKYQAQGFRVLAVNVDKQRKKADAFLAQHPARFPVALDPAGTAAGRYELPGMPSSYLVDRAGVLRRLHTGFRPEETQELEAFIRTLLAEPAPVVGEN, from the coding sequence ATGACTGTTCGTCGTCACGCCCCCTGGCCCGGCCGCCTGCGCGGCCTGTTGATCCTGCTGTTCGTGCTGTGGACCGCGCCCGCGCTGCGGGCGGCGCCCGTCCTCGGCCAACCCGCCCCGGAGATTCAGCTGCCCGGCTTGACGGGCGAGCTCAGCCTGGCCGCCCTGCGCGGGCAGGTGGTGCTGGTGGACTTCTGGGCCTCGTGGTGCGCGCCCTGCGCCCAGTCCTTTCCCTGGCTGAACGAGCTGCAGCAGAAGTACCAGGCGCAGGGCTTCCGCGTACTGGCTGTCAACGTGGACAAGCAGCGCAAGAAGGCCGACGCCTTCCTGGCCCAGCATCCGGCCCGCTTCCCCGTGGCCCTGGACCCCGCCGGCACGGCCGCCGGCCGCTATGAATTGCCCGGCATGCCCAGTTCCTATCTGGTGGACCGCGCCGGCGTGCTGCGCCGCCTCCACACGGGCTTCCGGCCTGAGGAAACCCAGGAGTTGGAGGCCTTCATCCGCACCTTGCTGGCGGAGCCGGCCCCCGTGGTCGGGGAGAACTGA
- a CDS encoding DUF4266 domain-containing protein: MRRLLLLGGLLGLALGSSGCLFTRVQPWERDLLAEPEMLAAPDPLETSLDEHVYFSKETAHGGAGVGGGGCGCN, translated from the coding sequence ATGCGCCGCCTTCTCCTGCTGGGCGGCCTGCTCGGGCTGGCCCTGGGCAGCTCGGGCTGCCTCTTCACGCGCGTCCAGCCCTGGGAGCGCGATCTGCTGGCCGAGCCCGAGATGCTGGCCGCGCCGGATCCGCTCGAGACCAGCCTGGACGAGCACGTCTATTTCAGCAAGGAAACAGCCCACGGCGGCGCGGGCGTGGGTGGGGGAGGCTGCGGATGCAACTGA
- a CDS encoding DUF3570 domain-containing protein: MQLNSAPAGPTGQAAGLLALAVARLLGAPAAQALDLHGLSIEQATLVYQEQGRIAVVEPVLQLRLPLKGEQSLGLRYGFDAMSGASPNGAAPTATHQTFTSPSGQHYSAATGELPVRSFRDQRHAVSLDLERPLTHTLKLNAGLNGSFETDYRSLGASATFHQDFNQRLTTLTLGFSLSEDLVTPSGGLAEPLGDYQNRVSVGDSDVKHIQDVLVGVSQVMNRRWLTQLNLGFGRDAGYLTDPYKGVSLVDADGEPVSWVNESRPDSRSRWTVYWGNALHLGRDVLHADYRRYQDDWGVASNTLDLQYWWKPDAGLPGLRVRPQLRYSDQTRADSYAHSLRRSDYNARAPEFLTADSRLADFTSWTFSLRVDLPEADWGQFWLKPAVMTQRFDLSPTPVGVQHNLDLVPDLQVWMLTLGFRTTL, from the coding sequence ATGCAACTGAACTCCGCCCCCGCCGGACCCACGGGCCAGGCCGCCGGGCTGCTGGCCCTGGCCGTGGCGCGCCTGCTGGGCGCTCCCGCGGCCCAGGCCCTGGACCTGCACGGTTTGAGCATCGAGCAGGCCACCCTGGTCTACCAGGAGCAGGGCCGGATCGCCGTGGTGGAGCCCGTGCTGCAGCTGCGCCTGCCCCTCAAGGGCGAGCAGTCCCTCGGCCTGCGCTACGGCTTCGACGCCATGAGCGGCGCCAGCCCCAACGGGGCCGCGCCCACCGCCACGCACCAGACCTTCACCTCGCCCTCGGGCCAGCACTATTCGGCCGCCACGGGCGAACTGCCGGTGCGCAGTTTCCGTGACCAGCGGCACGCCGTCTCCCTGGACCTGGAGCGGCCCCTGACCCACACGCTCAAACTGAACGCCGGGCTGAACGGCTCTTTCGAGACCGACTACCGCAGCCTGGGGGCCAGCGCCACCTTCCACCAGGACTTCAACCAGCGCCTGACCACCCTGACCCTGGGTTTCAGCCTGAGCGAGGATCTGGTCACCCCGTCGGGCGGGCTGGCCGAGCCGCTGGGCGACTATCAGAACCGCGTGAGCGTGGGCGACAGCGACGTCAAGCACATCCAGGACGTGCTGGTGGGCGTTTCCCAGGTCATGAACCGCCGCTGGCTGACCCAGCTCAACCTGGGCTTCGGCCGCGACGCGGGCTACCTGACCGATCCCTACAAGGGCGTGAGCCTGGTGGATGCCGACGGCGAGCCGGTGAGCTGGGTGAACGAGAGCCGGCCCGACTCCCGCAGCCGCTGGACCGTCTACTGGGGCAACGCCCTGCACCTGGGGCGCGACGTGCTGCACGCGGATTACCGGCGCTACCAGGACGATTGGGGCGTCGCATCCAACACCCTGGATCTGCAGTACTGGTGGAAGCCCGACGCGGGCCTGCCCGGGCTGCGCGTCCGGCCGCAGCTGCGCTACAGCGACCAGACCCGAGCGGACAGCTACGCCCACAGCCTGCGGCGCAGCGACTACAACGCCCGCGCGCCTGAATTCCTGACGGCGGATTCGCGCCTGGCTGACTTCACCTCCTGGACCTTCAGTCTGCGCGTGGATCTGCCCGAGGCGGACTGGGGCCAGTTCTGGCTCAAGCCGGCCGTGATGACCCAGCGCTTCGATCTGTCGCCGACGCCGGTGGGCGTGCAACACAACCTGGATCTCGTGCCGGATCTGCAGGTCTGGATGCTGACGCTGGGTTTCCGCACGACCCTCTGA